The following is a genomic window from Malus sylvestris chromosome 7, drMalSylv7.2, whole genome shotgun sequence.
GCGGCTTCTACTCTGTAATAAATGAGAAGTTCAAGTTCAAAGGAAGAACTCAACTATAGCAGCTTCTGCAGAActcaaacatgtttttgtatcaAACAAGTTCAAAGCTATTTGGATCAAaaatgtttttgtataaataatAACTTGACATCAAACGAAACAAAATTGATTGTAAATATTAAAGGTGAGATGGTCCCAAGTCCCCACTCGGGCATAGATGTCCACCTAAATACTTctgtatcaaatcaaataacAGAGAAACCAAAGTATTTACAAAGCTTAAGAAATCTTTGTAGCTTAAATGGATGTCAAAGATGAGTTACCTTCCCATGGCATCATAAGTTGCTGCAAGGTTGCTATATACTCCAAGCGTATCGGGATGACAAAGGCCACTCTCCTGCTCCAGTATCTCCTTTGCTTCTTCAAAAAGTTGAGCGGCCTCATCTAGCTTGTACAACTGCACACTAGCCAACCCCATCTGGTTCAACACAACACCAAAATAGGCGGATTTCCTCTCCCCGCTAGCCCGAAGCTTTGATAGAGCACTCTCAAAAGACCTCCAAGCCTCCACATACCTCCCGACCATATAGAACATAACACCCATCTGTGCTTCTATTCCTGCGATAGTGCTCCTCTGTGCAGGTGTATCATCTAATGACTTCATTGCCTTCTGCAAGAGAGTCAGTGCCTCCTCAGGCTCATTGACAGCTTCATAGATGGCTGCGATTTCAGTCAAACCGCTAGCAAGTTCCTCAGATGTGATTCCAGGCGAAGGTTTCGCATATATCCTCAAAGCATTCTCACAGTAGGATTTAGACTCTCTTAACTTCCCTGTCTTGTAATACAGGTCAGCAAGGCGAATAAAGACTGATGCTACTGAAGGGTGATTTTCGCCCCCCATGGATTTCAAGACAGTAAGTGCCTTCTGGTAGGAGAAAACAGCGTCATCAAAGCGGAAAAGAGACAAGTAAATATTGCCAATGCCCATGTCAATAGTGGCAACCTCATTGTCCTGTCCATTGGCAATCATTATCATGCTTGCAAGGACAAGGTGCTCGAGTGCAGATTCGGAATCTCCTTTTGCCTCGTAAATGAGAGCCATGAGGCGCCGGTCAGCAGCCTCTTCAACAGACGCAGGCGGGGTATGCTCCCTGCGAATTTCAAGCATCTTCTTACAGTAGTGCTCTGCCTCATCAAATTGCATTACTTGGACGTGGGCTTCTGCTAGGTACCTGCCATTTCCAATGTCATTTCACAAGCAAGGCAGTTATGTTTGTGTTTCCAGCAACTTTTTACAGTGCTTaaaattccaattttttattttattttattcttttggtTTTGTTAAGAGAATTTTACATTGCATAAGCAAGTTCAAAGAGGATAAACCTATCAATACACATAACACAATCAAATCTTTGCCCACATCCATAAGTTATTAACGCAATGTAAGTGGTTGAGCCGTTGATTCATGCTACACTATCGATCAATTGTTAGCAATCACCACTATCAACCTATGAGAAATGCTAGGAGCAGTCACCACGGGCAAGTGAACAACTCCGACCATAATACATGTACCAACGGTTGTCAGTTGTTTAGACATGCTTACATATGTATCAACCGTTGTGAGTCGTCCAGTAGCACGCATGGGAGACTGACCAAAGCACAATGTGCATCCTACACTAATCAATTATTCAATAATGTTGTAAAATTAACATTGAGAAATACGAGAATATTCAGCAGACATCCTAATGCACCAACCAAAGAACAATACTTGGCTGCTGAAAATTCAACAGTGACTCCTGATTTTATCTAATTAGATTTGGATACGTGTCCAAATAATTGAAATTGTAAACATAAATTGAATACATGTTCAAATCTGATTTGATGAAAGGGACGGTTTGAATTTTCAGCAGCCATCCCAAGAAAATCCACCCAAATCATGTGGGCCCACAACTAATGGCGCAATGTAGCAGTTTACAGCATCACTAGCTAAAATGAGCCTGTAGAACTGAACAAACAGATAAGGAGAAGCTTTTCTCTACCTGCAAGTTTCTGCAACTCTCGGATCCGACTCACCAAGAGTCTCCTTTTGGATCTTCAAACCCGACCCGTAACATAAAATAGACTGCTCAAGCTGTCCCATCATCGAATACGTGTCACCCAGCTGCATGTACCCCGAGAACTTTGCCAGCGCATGATCCGCTCCATTTTCCGGGTCCGACACCTCAATGGACTGTTCCAAGACCCGAACCGCCTCCTCAAACCGGCCCAAATTACAATATATTGCCGCCACTACGTGCATGCTCATAGCCAGGTCAAGACCAGGACCCGAACACCGCTCAAATGACTTGGACGCTCGAATGGCGTAGTGCAAGGCCTTGTTCGGGTTCTCACCCGAACCGATAGTGTCCCGGGCGAGTTTCAGCAAAAAGGGACCCAGATCCGGGTTGTCGAGCGAGGTCTCGTCGATGAGTAGCTTCTCTAGGGCCCCTTTTATGGCGGCTCTGGTCCGTGTGGTCGTAAGTGATGGGGTTTTGGTGCCATTGGAGTGCTCTGTTCTGTGGGTCGGGTCGGGTACAAAAATAGGAGGCGAAGGTGCTCCAAGAGGCGAGTTTTTGGGTGAGACTAAGCCTGGCATGGCTGAAAAACTGAGATACCCAGAATCCAATTCGATAAATTCAAGCTGAAAATCGAGATATTTCAAGTACGCACAACTTAATTTGGTAGAATTTTAACAAATGTGGAGAGAAATAGCTGCGGAAATGAAGAATTTCAATTGGGCTTCAGTTTCTGGATTACACAGAAGTAGGGATAAGGTGTAGGTGAAAACTTGAATTTGGTTCAGTGTTGCAGAGACGAGAGAGAGTTAATGAGGGTGGGGATGTAGAGTTGCTTGGAAGAGACACCTAATGATGGAGGAATTGGGGTTGGAGTGCTTTAATTTGATGATCAGCTTTAAAACGAAAAAGGAGAAAGGGGACCAACAGAGATACGAAATCCATTGCagtattttccttttttcctttttcttcactTCGTTCCGCGCTGTCTTTCTTTGCTTTGCTTCCTTTGTAATGTTCCTCTGCT
Proteins encoded in this region:
- the LOC126629429 gene encoding protein KINESIN LIGHT CHAIN-RELATED 1-like isoform X1; amino-acid sequence: MPGLVSPKNSPLGAPSPPIFVPDPTHRTEHSNGTKTPSLTTTRTRAAIKGALEKLLIDETSLDNPDLGPFLLKLARDTIGSGENPNKALHYAIRASKSFERCSGPGLDLAMSMHVVAAIYCNLGRFEEAVRVLEQSIEVSDPENGADHALAKFSGYMQLGDTYSMMGQLEQSILCYGSGLKIQKETLGESDPRVAETCRYLAEAHVQVMQFDEAEHYCKKMLEIRREHTPPASVEEAADRRLMALIYEAKGDSESALEHLVLASMIMIANGQDNEVATIDMGIGNIYLSLFRFDDAVFSYQKALTVLKSMGGENHPSVASVFIRLADLYYKTGKLRESKSYCENALRIYAKPSPGITSEELASGLTEIAAIYEAVNEPEEALTLLQKAMKSLDDTPAQRSTIAGIEAQMGVMFYMVGRYVEAWRSFESALSKLRASGERKSAYFGVVLNQMGLASVQLYKLDEAAQLFEEAKEILEQESGLCHPDTLGVYSNLAATYDAMGRVEAAIEILEHVLRVKEEKLGTANPDFDDEKKRLAHLLKEAGRARNRKGKSLENLLHSNSQRTKDEGSKRQSGFGYET
- the LOC126629429 gene encoding protein KINESIN LIGHT CHAIN-RELATED 1-like isoform X2 — encoded protein: MPGLVSPKNSPLGAPSPPIFVPDPTHRTEHSNGTKTPSLTTTRTRAAIKGALEKLLIDETSLDNPDLGPFLLKLARDTIGSGENPNKALHYAIRASKSFERCSGPGLDLAMSMHVVAAIYCNLGRFEEAVRVLEQSIEVSDPENGADHALAKFSGYMQLGDTYSMMGQLEQSILCYGSGLKIQKETLGESDPRVAETCRYLAEAHVQVMQFDEAEHYCKKMLEIRREHTPPASVEEAADRRLMALIYEAKGDSESALEHLVLASMIMIANGQDNEVATIDMGIGNIYLSLFRFDDAVFSYQKALTVLKSMGGENHPSVASVFIRLADLYYKTGKLRESKSYCENALRIYAKPSPGITSEELASGLTEIAAIYEAVNEPEEALTLLQKAMKSLDDTPAQRSTIAGIEAQMGVMFYMVGRYVEAWRSFESALSKLRASGERKSAYFGVVLNQMGLASVQLYKLDEAAQLFEEAKEILEQESGLCHPDTLGVYSNLAATYDAMGRSCYS